A portion of the Cryptomeria japonica chromosome 5, Sugi_1.0, whole genome shotgun sequence genome contains these proteins:
- the LOC131072825 gene encoding pentatricopeptide repeat-containing protein At2g13600 codes for MPSPSHLPAFCIKDQLKEALRVLRATHKSILDYSLYLQLLQSCAPKNALSEAKQIHSLIAYRGFTFAVPTFFQNNLINLYVKCGKLVDARQVFNDMKERDSFSWNVIIAGYGKHGYPQEALTLFHQMQRTGAQPDQFTFSSILQACAKVRALEPGMDIHQSIVERGLWSHVVVGSALVHMYAKCGSVHKARELFDKMPQRNVISWNAMISGYAQNGFLDEASRLFEQMPEKNVASWNALIAGYAQKGFDEEALETFKQMESEGVKPNSTTFASVLPACAKIKTLERGMDIHQSIIEAGYLSDVIVASALVDMYVKCGSVENARELFEKIPQRDVVSWTAMIAGYAQNGLLEETFQTFKQMQLAGVKPNATTFACILPACAKNGAWKQAMDIHQGIIESGFSTDIMVVNALIDMYAKFGRIEKASGLFDTMSQRDLVSWNSMTAGYAQNGILDKALELFNEMPQRNVVSWTAIVAGYAQHGFFEEALQMFKQMKLAGVEPNCTTFASILPACAKMGALEQGMDIHQSIIGSGFAPDVVVINALIDMYSKCGSILKARELFDNMSQRDLVSWNAMIAGYAQNGFCKDALRLFELMQNSGTCPDHVSFACILFACSHAGLVDDGCKYFHAMSDSCCITPTIDHYMCMVDLLGRAGYLEETLNFIIKMPIKPVVVMWTCLLGICRSHKNVGLGVFTGNLLLEMDPRKATTYVLLSNIYAEVGKRCEVQKVRRLMKDRGIQKTPGCSWIEVHKIVHAFCVGDRSHPQTKEICEKLEELSWEMKAAGYFPDSRHALNDVDEEDKELFLCHHSEKLAIAFGLLNTPPGTTIRVVKNLRVCVDCHTATKFISKIVSRQIIVRDATRFHHFTQGQCSCLDFW; via the coding sequence ATGCCATCTCCTTCCCATCTCCCTGCATTCTGTATAAAGGATCAATTGAAGGAGGCTCTACGTGTTCTGCGTGCGACACACAAATCCATTCTAGACTACTCTTTATATCTTCAATTATTGCAAAGCTGCGCTCCCAAAAATGCGCTTTCAGAAGCTAAGCAAATCCACTCTCTCATCGCTTACAGGGGATTTACATTTGCTGTACCCACATTTTTTCAAAACAATCTTATCAACTTGTATGTCAAATGCGGAAAGTTGGTGGATGCTCGTCAAGTTTTCAATGACATGAAAGAACGAGACAGCTTCTCATGGAATGTCATAATTGCAGGTTACGGAAAACATGGGTATCCACAAGAGGCATTGACACTGTTTCACCAAATGCAACGAACAGGTGCTCAACCGGATCAGTTCACCTTTTCCAGCATACTTCAAGCCTGTGCCAAAGTAAGAGCTTTGGAACCgggcatggacatccatcaaagcatagtgGAGAGGGGATTGTGGTCACATGTTGTAGTTGGAAGTGCCCTGGtacacatgtatgcaaaatgtggaagcgtaCACAAAGCGcgcgaactgtttgacaaaatgcctcaaagaaatgtgatctcCTGGAATGCTATGATTTCAGGATATGCCCAAAATGGCTTTCTTGATGAGGCTTCAAGGCTTTTCGAACAAATGCCCGAGAAAAATGTGGCCTCatggaatgcattgattgcaggatatgcacaaaaaggaTTTGATGAAGAAGCCTTGGAAACTTTTAAGCAAATGGAGTCGGAAGGTGTAAAGCCAAACTCCACAACCTTTGCAAGCGTCCTCCCCGCGTGCGCCAAAATCAAGACCTTGGAACGGGGTATGGACATCCACCAAAGCATAATTGAAGCCGGATATTTGTCCGATGTTATTGTTGCaagtgccctggtagacatgtatgtaaaatgtggaagtGTAGAAAATGCACGAGAACTGTTTGAAAAGATCCCTCAACGAGATgtggtctcatggactgcaatgattgcaggatatgcacaaaatgggctACTTGAAGAGACTTTCcaaacttttaagcaaatgcaattggcaggtgtgaaACCAAACGCTACAACCTTTGCTTGTatcctcccagcctgtgccaaaaatGGAGCTTGGAAGCAGGCTATGGACATCCATCAAGGAATAATTGAAAGCGGATTTTCGACAGATATCATGGTTGtaaatgccctgatagacatgtatgcaaaatttggaagaatagagaaggcaAGTGGACTATTTGACACAATGTCTCAACGAGATCTGGTTTCATGGAATTCAATGactgcaggatatgcacaaaatggtatTCTTGACAAGGCTTTAGAGCTTTTTAatgaaatgcctcaaagaaatgtggtctcatggactgCGATTGTGGCAGGATATGCACAGCATGGGTTCTTCGAAGAGGCTTTACAAATGTTTAAACAAATGAAATTGGCAGGTGTAGAGCCAAACtgcacaacctttgccagcatcctcccagcctgtgccaagatgggagctttggaacaaggtatggacattcacCAAAGCATAATTGGAAGTGGGTTTGCACCAGATGTGGTTGTTATAAATGCATTGATAGACATGTATTCAAAATGTGGAAGTATACTGAAGGCACGTGAGCTATTTGACAACATGTCTCAACGGGATTTGgtttcatggaatgccatgatagcaggatatgcacaaaatggcttTTGCAAGGATGCTCTCAGACTCTTTGAGCTAATGCAAAACTCTGGAACATGCCCTGATCATGTAAGTTTTGCTTGTATTCTATTTGCATGCAGCCATGCAGGTTTAGTGGATGATGGCTGTAAATACTTCCATGCAATGAGTGACTCTTGTTGCATTACACCTACAATTGATCATTATATGtgcatggttgaccttcttggtcgTGCTGGCTATCTTGAGGAAACCTTAAACtttatcatcaaaatgccaattaaACCTGTAGTGGTTATGTGGACATGTTTGCTTGGTATCTGTAGATCACATAAAAACGTAGGGTTAGGAGTATTTACAGGAAATCTCCTTCTTGAGATGGATCCTAGAAAGGCTACAACTTATGTTCTTCTGTCAAACATCTATGCAGAAGTGGGCAAACGGTGTGAAGTTCAAAAGGTAAGGAGACTGATGAAAGATAGAGGAATTCAAAAGACACCTGGATGTAGCTGGATTGAAGTCCATAAAATAGTGCATGCTTTCTGTGTGGGTGACAGATCTCATCCACAGACTAAGGAGATTTGTGAAAAACTGGAGGAGTTGTCTTGGGAAATGAAGGCGGCAGGGTATTTTCCAGATTCAAGACATGCACTGAATGATGTGGACGAGGAGGACAAAGAATTATTTCTCTGCCACCATAGCGAGAAGTTGGCAATTGCTTTTGGATTGTTAAACACCCCCCCTGGAACAACCATTAGAGTTGTCAAAAACCTTCGAGTATGTGTTGATTGTCACACTGCAACTAAGTTTATCTCTAAGATTGTTTCTAGACAAATTATAGTGAGAGATGCAACTCGGTTCCATCATTTCACACAAGGGCAATGTTCTTGCTTAGATTTTTGGTGA